The following coding sequences are from one Archaeoglobaceae archaeon window:
- the cdhA gene encoding CO dehydrogenase/acetyl-CoA synthase complex subunit alpha, with amino-acid sequence MKKGIFVDELKNVVIKIGEIAEEEEEWETLGPTPKPGIIELRKWDHKLLERYEPFYAPMQDFCNLCTMGPCDLSFNKKGACGIDLRTAKARLVTIACCIGASAHTAHARHLVDHLIEEFGEDLPIDLGGDVNVEAPLIRTVVGIKPKTLGDLRKALEWAEKEIVKVLHSTHIGNEESFVDYESKAMHVSMADHVGMEVADIAQIVAFGFPKAKPDTDLVPTGFGIVDTKKPVICVVGHNVMYSRPIIDYLERSGRIDEFEVAGLCCTAHDMTRYRSKAKIFGPISYQLRVIRAGLPDVVVSDEQCIRADLVDACSKMGIPLIATSDAAVRGLPDVSDWKVEDIVEVLVSGKLKGVFLPVPEKVGEVAPKVAEEIFKRNKDRKYKFFASDDELKAEIAKCTQCMSCVFTCPHNLRIDIGMAQAQKTGDLSKLAILEEQCLACGKCEQSCPKQIKIVNVIMRSNFEKLYAKTGKTRVGRGPIQDTEIRKVGQPIVFGQIPGVIAAVGCINFPDEMKSIVEILEEFLKRKYIVVTSGCHAMDIGMIKDEEGKTLYEKYPGNFDAGCIVNVGSCVSNAHIAGAAIKIANIFAMRPLRGNYAEIADYILNRVGAVGFSWGPYSHKAASIATGFNRLGVPVVVGPHGTKYRRAYIGKPWKNDKWWVYDIKSGKKTFIEPAPDSLLVAVETKEEAIVQLARLCIRPNDTSMGRQIKLTHYIELSKKYMGDLPDDWHIYVRSEADLPLKMREELLKVLEEQHGWKIDWDKKKIVEGPLRGYDASFNPTIVEDVFAKYRR; translated from the coding sequence ATGAAAAAAGGGATTTTTGTAGACGAACTCAAGAATGTAGTTATAAAAATAGGTGAAATAGCGGAAGAAGAGGAGGAATGGGAAACTTTAGGACCAACACCTAAACCGGGGATTATAGAGCTTAGAAAATGGGATCACAAGTTGCTTGAACGCTACGAACCATTCTACGCTCCTATGCAGGATTTCTGCAATCTCTGCACCATGGGACCTTGCGATCTTTCATTCAACAAAAAAGGTGCCTGCGGAATTGATTTAAGAACTGCGAAAGCGAGGCTTGTAACGATCGCCTGTTGCATTGGCGCTTCTGCTCACACCGCACATGCAAGGCATCTTGTTGACCATCTCATCGAAGAGTTTGGCGAAGACTTACCAATTGATCTTGGTGGAGATGTGAACGTTGAAGCTCCTTTGATAAGAACCGTCGTAGGAATAAAACCGAAAACTCTTGGAGATCTGAGAAAAGCACTTGAATGGGCTGAAAAGGAGATAGTCAAGGTTTTACATTCGACGCACATTGGCAATGAGGAGAGCTTTGTGGATTACGAAAGCAAGGCGATGCATGTAAGCATGGCAGACCACGTTGGCATGGAAGTTGCGGACATTGCGCAAATTGTTGCATTTGGTTTCCCAAAGGCGAAGCCGGACACTGATTTAGTTCCAACGGGCTTTGGAATAGTTGACACAAAAAAGCCTGTGATCTGCGTTGTTGGGCACAACGTAATGTATTCCCGCCCAATCATCGACTATCTCGAGAGATCTGGAAGAATTGATGAGTTTGAAGTTGCGGGGCTTTGTTGCACCGCACACGACATGACAAGGTATAGAAGCAAGGCAAAGATCTTTGGCCCTATTAGCTATCAACTCCGCGTCATAAGAGCGGGATTGCCAGACGTTGTTGTTAGCGACGAGCAATGCATAAGGGCGGATTTGGTTGATGCATGTAGCAAAATGGGAATTCCGCTGATCGCAACAAGCGACGCTGCAGTTCGCGGATTACCTGATGTGAGCGATTGGAAAGTCGAAGATATAGTTGAAGTGCTTGTGAGCGGAAAGCTGAAAGGAGTTTTTCTACCAGTGCCTGAAAAGGTTGGAGAAGTCGCTCCTAAGGTTGCTGAAGAGATTTTCAAGAGAAATAAGGACAGAAAATACAAGTTCTTTGCAAGCGACGATGAATTAAAAGCTGAGATCGCGAAGTGCACGCAGTGCATGAGTTGCGTTTTCACGTGCCCGCACAATCTACGAATCGACATCGGTATGGCTCAGGCGCAGAAAACTGGTGATTTGAGCAAACTTGCAATTCTCGAGGAGCAATGCTTAGCCTGCGGTAAATGCGAACAAAGCTGTCCAAAGCAAATAAAGATCGTTAACGTGATAATGAGGAGCAACTTCGAAAAGCTCTATGCGAAAACTGGAAAGACAAGGGTTGGCAGAGGGCCAATTCAAGACACTGAGATTCGCAAGGTTGGACAGCCAATCGTTTTTGGGCAAATTCCCGGCGTAATCGCAGCGGTTGGGTGCATAAACTTCCCCGATGAGATGAAGTCCATTGTTGAAATTCTTGAGGAGTTCCTGAAGAGAAAATACATCGTCGTAACTTCTGGTTGCCATGCGATGGACATAGGGATGATAAAGGACGAAGAAGGAAAAACGCTCTATGAAAAGTATCCCGGAAACTTTGACGCGGGTTGCATAGTAAACGTAGGCAGTTGCGTGAGCAATGCACATATTGCGGGAGCGGCGATAAAGATTGCGAACATCTTCGCAATGAGACCTTTGCGTGGTAACTACGCTGAGATTGCGGACTACATTCTCAATCGCGTCGGTGCGGTTGGCTTCAGCTGGGGGCCATATAGCCATAAGGCTGCGAGCATTGCAACTGGATTCAACCGCCTTGGTGTTCCAGTGGTGGTTGGACCACATGGCACGAAATATCGCAGAGCCTACATAGGGAAGCCTTGGAAAAACGATAAGTGGTGGGTTTACGATATTAAGAGTGGGAAAAAGACATTCATAGAACCCGCACCGGATTCTCTGCTTGTAGCAGTTGAAACCAAAGAGGAGGCAATAGTCCAGCTTGCAAGGCTTTGCATCCGCCCCAACGATACTTCGATGGGTAGGCAGATTAAGTTAACGCATTACATTGAGCTCAGCAAGAAATACATGGGCGATTTGCCTGATGATTGGCACATCTATGTTAGAAGTGAGGCAGATCTGCCTTTGAAGATGCGAGAAGAACTTCTAAAGGTGCTCGAGGAACAGCACGGCTGGAAGATAGACTGGGATAAAAAGAAGATCGTTGAAGGACCGTTGCGAGGCTACGATGCAAGCTTCAATCCAACGATAGTCGAGGATGTGTTTGCAAAATACAGGAGGTGA
- a CDS encoding Lrp/AsnC ligand binding domain-containing protein: MALGFVLIKIAPGKERKVYDRIASIKEVEELYPLFGEYDLIAKIVVRDFEELSDIVVNKIRAIEGVLETKTLTGAKF, encoded by the coding sequence ATGGCTCTTGGATTCGTGCTGATAAAAATCGCCCCGGGGAAGGAGAGAAAGGTCTACGACAGGATTGCGAGCATAAAGGAAGTCGAGGAGCTATATCCACTATTTGGAGAATACGATCTCATTGCGAAGATCGTAGTTAGGGATTTTGAAGAACTGAGCGATATAGTCGTTAACAAGATAAGGGCTATTGAAGGAGTTTTAGAGACAAAAACTCTAACGGGGGCAAAGTTCTGA
- a CDS encoding DUF5612 domain-containing protein has product MLRGLRIVAENKIGVLRDLTKIIADEGGNVQYAQSFPLRFGEHKGKALIYFEIEGGNFEKMVEKIRELEYILELEEEKPFEQVYGKRVIILGGGALVSQVAIGAISEADRHNLRGERISVDTMPIVGEEEIAEAVKAVSRLHRAEVLVLAGGLMGGKIAEEVKKLRKSGIRVISLSMFGSVPEVSDLVISDPVMAGTLAVMHISERAKFDIDRVRGRRV; this is encoded by the coding sequence ATGTTGCGCGGGCTAAGAATCGTTGCAGAGAACAAGATCGGAGTCTTAAGGGATCTAACCAAGATCATAGCAGATGAAGGCGGAAATGTTCAGTATGCCCAAAGCTTTCCTTTGCGTTTTGGAGAGCACAAGGGAAAGGCTTTGATCTACTTCGAGATCGAAGGTGGAAACTTTGAAAAAATGGTTGAAAAGATCAGGGAGCTCGAATACATACTCGAGCTTGAAGAAGAGAAGCCATTCGAGCAAGTGTATGGCAAGAGAGTGATCATTCTTGGTGGTGGAGCTCTTGTTTCGCAAGTCGCAATAGGGGCGATAAGCGAGGCAGACAGGCATAATCTTCGTGGTGAAAGAATAAGCGTTGATACAATGCCAATTGTCGGCGAAGAAGAGATTGCTGAAGCTGTAAAGGCAGTTTCAAGACTTCACAGAGCAGAAGTTCTTGTGCTTGCTGGCGGTCTCATGGGTGGGAAGATTGCAGAGGAAGTTAAAAAACTGAGGAAGAGCGGGATTAGAGTTATCTCGCTCAGCATGTTTGGAAGTGTGCCGGAAGTTAGCGATCTTGTTATCAGCGATCCAGTAATGGCGGGAACTTTGGCAGTTATGCATATAAGTGAGAGAGCGAAATTCGATATCGATCGAGTGAGGGGGAGGAGGGTTTAA
- a CDS encoding AAA family ATPase, translated as MSEREVELKYVILRPLGYPLKASYVEYPRVDNPRVFNAYAKDQWRGELVYKGKLMFDMKMFPDFAFEVVDAVPPSGYISDSTKIIVESETKIIETEIVKNIRFSDVVGQEEAKRKAKVVLEYLKNPKKFGKWAPKNILFYGPPGTGKTMLAKAIANEANTPFISVKSTKLIGEHVGDGARKIHELYDRARELMPCIVFLDEFDAIALDRSYQDLRGDVSEIVNALLTELDGMQSNEGICTIAATNRIELLDLSIRSRFEEEIEFRLPSFEDRVQILRNNVKDFPVEVKANLELIAELSEGLSGRDLVEKILKASLHKVIAEGKEVIETVDLLSAIERLKISSKQPPKHMFV; from the coding sequence ATGAGCGAAAGAGAAGTTGAGCTTAAATACGTAATCCTCAGACCCCTTGGATACCCGTTGAAAGCAAGCTATGTAGAGTATCCGAGGGTAGATAATCCGAGAGTCTTTAACGCTTACGCAAAAGATCAATGGAGGGGGGAACTTGTTTACAAGGGAAAGCTGATGTTTGACATGAAAATGTTTCCAGATTTTGCATTTGAAGTCGTGGATGCTGTCCCTCCGTCAGGGTATATCTCAGATTCGACCAAGATCATAGTAGAATCTGAAACAAAGATTATAGAGACAGAGATTGTTAAAAATATAAGATTCTCGGATGTAGTAGGACAGGAAGAAGCAAAAAGAAAAGCCAAAGTTGTTCTTGAATATCTCAAAAACCCCAAAAAATTCGGAAAATGGGCACCAAAAAACATTCTATTCTATGGCCCACCAGGAACTGGAAAGACAATGCTCGCAAAGGCGATAGCAAATGAAGCCAATACACCTTTCATTTCAGTCAAGTCGACTAAGCTAATTGGCGAACATGTTGGTGACGGAGCAAGGAAGATCCACGAACTATATGATAGAGCAAGAGAACTCATGCCCTGTATAGTCTTTCTCGATGAATTTGATGCAATAGCTCTCGACAGAAGCTATCAGGACTTGCGTGGAGACGTATCCGAGATAGTCAATGCGTTATTAACGGAGCTTGATGGCATGCAAAGCAACGAGGGAATTTGCACAATTGCGGCGACTAACAGAATAGAGCTCCTGGATCTATCGATAAGAAGCAGATTTGAAGAAGAAATCGAATTCAGGCTTCCGAGCTTTGAGGATCGTGTTCAAATATTGAGAAATAACGTCAAAGACTTCCCAGTCGAGGTTAAGGCGAATCTTGAGCTGATTGCAGAACTTTCTGAAGGACTTAGCGGGAGAGATCTGGTTGAAAAGATCCTCAAGGCTTCGCTCCATAAGGTAATTGCAGAGGGAAAAGAAGTTATAGAGACCGTGGATTTGCTGAGCGCTATAGAAAGGCTCAAAATTTCTTCAAAACAACCTCCAAAACACATGTTTGTTTAA
- the metG gene encoding methionine--tRNA ligase, with protein MKLVTCGLPYANGKLHIGHLRTYIPADIYVRYLRMMGEKVIFICGSDCHGTPIVVNAEKEGIEPQKFIEKYHEHFQRVFNALNIHFDYFGKTTDEYHHERTKEFVKKLIENGYVYKKEIELAYCEKCDRFLPDRYVEGICPYCKTPARGDECDQGCGRHLEPGEILEPRCKICGNKAQFRKQTHYFFKLTAFQEFLKEYLSKLSGTENALNYAREWVGNLKDWCITRNLEWGVRFPLDESLVLYVWVDAPIGYISFTEKATKDWRDIWLEGKGEIVHFIGLDIAYHHCIFWPAMLKGAGYSLPSAVVASGMVKIEGKTFSKSRGYVVWVEDEYLKCGFNPDYLRYYIINYTSHDKDLNFSWDVFRDKVNNEIIATLGNFLFRILSFAWKNFGKIEMEVDEEILKQIKATKEKIVDAIKKWEFKTASDALMELASFGNVYFQNSKAWEHLKSDKAKAMKAVANCLQIAKALIVLGYPIMPKSMEKVASAIGLKLEDCSIEDALKVEKELEIRKPELPFKKIEDNDIEPLKRTLFERFSEKKESEITIEDFKKIDLRIGKVVSAERVEKSKKLLKLMVDIGNEIRQIVAGIAEDYSPEELCGKLVVVVANLKPAKLMGIESRGMILAVDVNGRAILLTPEKEVKPGEKIK; from the coding sequence ATGAAGCTCGTAACATGTGGACTTCCTTATGCAAATGGAAAGCTCCACATCGGTCATCTCCGAACTTATATTCCAGCAGATATTTATGTTCGCTACCTTAGAATGATGGGTGAAAAGGTCATTTTCATCTGTGGGAGCGACTGTCATGGAACACCGATAGTTGTGAATGCGGAAAAAGAAGGAATAGAACCACAAAAATTTATTGAAAAATACCATGAGCACTTTCAGAGAGTTTTCAACGCTTTGAACATTCATTTTGATTACTTTGGAAAAACAACGGACGAATACCACCATGAAAGAACAAAAGAATTTGTTAAGAAGCTTATAGAGAACGGATACGTCTACAAAAAAGAGATAGAACTTGCATACTGCGAGAAATGCGATAGATTTTTACCGGACAGATATGTGGAGGGAATTTGCCCCTATTGCAAAACCCCGGCAAGAGGCGATGAGTGTGATCAGGGCTGTGGTAGGCATCTTGAGCCTGGCGAGATTCTGGAACCGAGATGCAAGATCTGCGGAAATAAAGCTCAGTTTAGAAAACAGACACACTACTTTTTCAAGCTAACTGCTTTTCAGGAATTTCTTAAAGAATATCTTTCGAAGCTTTCCGGAACTGAAAATGCACTTAACTATGCAAGAGAATGGGTTGGAAACCTTAAAGATTGGTGTATAACGAGAAATCTTGAGTGGGGGGTCAGATTTCCGCTCGACGAAAGTCTTGTGCTTTACGTGTGGGTTGATGCTCCGATAGGATACATAAGCTTCACAGAGAAAGCAACAAAAGACTGGAGAGACATATGGCTTGAAGGGAAAGGCGAAATCGTGCACTTCATCGGCTTGGACATAGCTTATCATCACTGCATTTTCTGGCCGGCCATGTTAAAGGGTGCAGGCTATTCATTGCCTTCTGCAGTCGTTGCGAGCGGAATGGTTAAGATAGAGGGAAAAACGTTCTCGAAGAGCAGAGGATACGTTGTATGGGTAGAAGACGAGTATTTAAAGTGCGGTTTTAATCCAGATTATCTGAGATACTACATCATAAACTACACGAGCCACGATAAAGACCTCAACTTCTCTTGGGATGTTTTCAGGGATAAAGTAAATAATGAGATTATAGCCACACTTGGCAACTTCCTTTTCAGGATCCTTTCTTTTGCTTGGAAAAACTTTGGTAAAATTGAGATGGAAGTTGACGAAGAAATTCTAAAACAAATCAAAGCTACCAAAGAAAAGATCGTGGATGCTATAAAGAAATGGGAATTTAAGACGGCAAGTGATGCTTTGATGGAATTAGCAAGTTTTGGAAATGTTTACTTCCAGAATTCCAAGGCTTGGGAGCATTTGAAGTCTGATAAGGCAAAGGCTATGAAAGCAGTTGCAAATTGTCTACAAATTGCAAAAGCTTTGATTGTTCTGGGTTATCCAATAATGCCAAAGAGCATGGAAAAAGTTGCCTCTGCAATAGGGCTGAAACTCGAAGATTGCTCTATTGAAGACGCTCTTAAGGTAGAAAAGGAGCTCGAAATCAGAAAACCTGAATTACCCTTCAAGAAAATAGAGGACAATGACATTGAACCATTAAAAAGAACCCTCTTCGAAAGGTTCTCAGAAAAGAAAGAATCAGAGATTACAATTGAGGACTTCAAGAAAATCGATCTCAGAATCGGAAAAGTTGTGTCCGCAGAGAGAGTTGAGAAAAGCAAAAAGCTTCTGAAACTAATGGTCGACATTGGTAACGAAATTAGACAAATAGTAGCAGGAATTGCAGAAGATTACTCTCCCGAAGAGTTATGCGGAAAACTCGTGGTGGTTGTGGCAAATTTGAAACCCGCAAAGTTAATGGGGATTGAAAGCAGGGGAATGATTCTTGCAGTTGACGTTAACGGGAGAGCAATATTACTAACTCCAGAGAAAGAAGTTAAACCCGGTGAGAAAATCAAGTGA
- a CDS encoding energy-coupling factor ABC transporter permease: protein MHIPDGYLDLSIAGTFFVLTIVVLGYSIYRLRGEKLTSLFGVLSAAIFAAQMLNWPIPGGTSAHFVGGSLAGILLGPYAGALAMAIVLTIQTLVFNDGGITAWGANVWNMAIVNVFVGYYIYRLISNKNRTLAAFLAGWLGITTAAIFAGLEIGLSTSFAYGLSITVPVMGFWHAILGIVEGVITAGVVGYLATRRADLLEKKEVGKASFVMIAVLIAVSPIFAYLAEAVGYSEPLENAAEMLGLEENPIYEGLLPDYTIPGLDPYTGTLISGAIGVVIVLALAYLMKYARSSRKDA from the coding sequence ATGCACATTCCCGATGGATATCTCGATCTAAGCATTGCAGGAACATTCTTTGTTCTGACCATCGTAGTTTTAGGCTACTCCATATATAGGCTAAGAGGGGAAAAGCTTACTTCGTTATTCGGAGTTCTTTCCGCAGCAATCTTTGCTGCACAGATGCTGAACTGGCCTATTCCTGGAGGAACTTCTGCACACTTCGTTGGCGGATCTCTCGCCGGGATTCTACTAGGTCCCTATGCTGGAGCTTTGGCAATGGCAATTGTGCTCACAATTCAGACGCTTGTTTTTAACGACGGTGGAATCACGGCTTGGGGGGCCAATGTTTGGAACATGGCTATAGTCAATGTCTTTGTGGGCTACTATATTTACCGGCTAATCTCAAATAAGAACAGAACTTTAGCAGCCTTCTTAGCTGGCTGGCTTGGAATTACAACCGCAGCAATCTTTGCTGGGTTAGAAATTGGTCTTTCGACGAGCTTTGCTTACGGGCTGAGCATAACAGTTCCAGTAATGGGATTTTGGCATGCAATTCTTGGCATAGTTGAAGGAGTTATCACTGCTGGAGTTGTCGGATATCTTGCCACTCGCAGAGCGGATCTGCTTGAAAAGAAAGAAGTGGGTAAAGCTTCCTTTGTCATGATAGCAGTTTTAATTGCAGTTTCACCGATCTTTGCCTACCTTGCTGAAGCGGTGGGTTATTCAGAGCCTCTGGAAAATGCTGCAGAGATGCTTGGGCTTGAAGAGAATCCAATATATGAGGGATTGCTTCCAGACTACACAATCCCGGGACTCGATCCATACACTGGAACACTGATTAGCGGAGCAATTGGCGTTGTAATCGTTTTAGCACTTGCTTACTTAATGAAGTATGCACGTAGTTCTCGAAAAGACGCTTAA
- the cbiQ gene encoding cobalt ECF transporter T component CbiQ has protein sequence MHVVLEKTLKNASAYFQNFFLHEYSSRGVIHSIDARIKLFSTFLFVLIAVSTFDLKKLLFLLFSLLAISVTLGLSLKSILKRVWLFSLFSFTVVSPLLIQDIKYPFLFTLRVLIALIAVQMLVMSTSFAEICSAFRSFKVPEIFVHGLWLAYRYILVVFQDIINILLARESRRVAKGSHMEVWRKGGEAIGLFFLRSIERAERVQLAMASRGDRILKGKSQFGMLEIIYITLTTFIALWCIVL, from the coding sequence ATGCACGTAGTTCTCGAAAAGACGCTTAAAAATGCTTCAGCATATTTTCAAAATTTTTTCCTCCATGAGTATTCGTCCAGAGGCGTAATTCATTCAATCGACGCAAGAATTAAACTTTTTAGCACCTTTTTATTCGTTCTTATTGCGGTTTCGACGTTTGATCTGAAAAAATTGCTTTTCCTGCTCTTCTCTTTACTTGCAATCTCTGTTACCCTTGGATTGAGCCTTAAAAGTATTCTAAAAAGAGTGTGGCTTTTCTCTCTCTTCTCGTTCACAGTGGTCTCACCTTTGCTTATTCAGGACATAAAATACCCATTTTTATTCACTCTAAGGGTGCTCATTGCCCTGATTGCAGTTCAAATGCTTGTAATGAGCACAAGCTTTGCAGAGATCTGTTCTGCTTTTCGTTCATTTAAAGTTCCAGAGATTTTTGTCCATGGTTTGTGGCTTGCGTATAGATACATTTTGGTAGTTTTCCAGGACATAATAAACATTCTGCTTGCAAGAGAGAGTAGAAGAGTGGCAAAGGGAAGCCACATGGAGGTATGGAGAAAAGGTGGCGAAGCTATCGGCCTATTCTTTCTGCGGAGCATTGAAAGAGCAGAGAGAGTTCAGCTTGCTATGGCATCAAGGGGGGATAGAATCCTAAAAGGCAAATCTCAATTTGGAATGCTGGAGATTATTTATATAACGCTTACAACCTTTATAGCCTTGTGGTGCATAGTCCTCTAA
- a CDS encoding energy-coupling factor ABC transporter ATP-binding protein, with the protein MHSPLIISARDLDYVYPDGSLGVKDVNIDIFAGERIGIIGPNGSGKSTLIFLLSGLLKPTKGEVRIFGIIPDKKNIESIRRKIGVVFQNPDDFLFNPTVKDELLYVPRQLEMSEEEMRSLLLEYSKTFNLVEVLQKPPFRLSGGEKKKVEIASVLIYKPEVIFLDEPTANVDGKTRRIVAEMMKKYEGTIVITSHELEIIRELCKRVILMSRGKIVADTKIEDLNEGMLEEIGVI; encoded by the coding sequence GTGCATAGTCCTCTAATAATAAGTGCAAGGGATCTTGACTACGTGTATCCCGACGGAAGCTTGGGTGTAAAGGATGTCAACATCGACATCTTCGCTGGAGAAAGAATTGGGATCATTGGGCCAAATGGAAGTGGTAAGTCAACTCTGATTTTTCTTCTCTCGGGCTTGCTAAAACCCACAAAAGGAGAAGTAAGAATATTTGGAATTATTCCCGACAAAAAGAACATCGAAAGTATAAGACGAAAAATAGGTGTTGTTTTCCAGAATCCCGACGATTTCCTTTTTAATCCAACTGTAAAAGATGAACTTCTTTATGTTCCAAGACAGCTCGAAATGAGCGAGGAAGAAATGCGTTCTCTGCTTTTAGAGTATTCAAAAACTTTTAATCTTGTAGAGGTGCTTCAAAAACCTCCTTTCAGGCTGAGCGGTGGAGAGAAAAAGAAAGTGGAGATTGCGAGTGTGTTGATTTACAAACCAGAAGTAATCTTTCTCGATGAGCCAACGGCAAATGTGGACGGCAAAACGAGGCGAATAGTTGCAGAAATGATGAAAAAATACGAGGGGACGATAGTTATAACTTCTCACGAGCTTGAAATAATCAGAGAGCTATGCAAACGTGTGATTTTGATGTCAAGAGGTAAAATTGTCGCAGACACTAAAATTGAAGACCTGAATGAAGGAATGCTTGAGGAAATAGGCGTAATTTAG
- a CDS encoding MBL fold metallo-hydrolase: MTEKIADGLYRIEIPLPRNPLKFLNSYVISGERALIIDTGFNLDICYEEMLKGLNEIGVDLKKAEIFVTHLHADHIGLAGKLGGEVYISEIDAEIAVEAAVHPEHWERIAEFYIKNGFPQSEAEKVSKIHPAVKYSPKRVQFNFLYEGDLLEFGNYLLEVIHTPGHTPGHLCLYEPEKGILFSGDHILFDITPNITHWDTLEDALGDYLRSLDKVYGLEVNMTLPGHRNFYGDHRKRIDELKEHHRIRLKEALNAVRNGSRTAWEVAKHITWDLKYEDWNELPTMQKWFAVGETIAHLNYLERIGKIRKEVSDKIYYSA; the protein is encoded by the coding sequence ATGACCGAAAAAATTGCAGATGGACTCTATAGGATAGAGATACCACTGCCAAGAAATCCACTAAAATTTCTAAATTCCTATGTAATTAGCGGAGAGAGGGCTTTGATCATAGACACGGGCTTTAATCTCGATATATGTTACGAAGAGATGCTCAAAGGGCTGAATGAGATCGGAGTTGATTTAAAAAAGGCTGAGATTTTTGTAACCCACTTGCATGCCGACCACATTGGCCTAGCAGGAAAACTGGGCGGAGAAGTTTACATAAGTGAAATAGACGCAGAGATTGCTGTTGAAGCTGCAGTTCACCCAGAACATTGGGAAAGAATTGCAGAATTCTACATAAAAAATGGATTTCCACAAAGTGAGGCTGAGAAGGTATCAAAAATCCATCCAGCAGTTAAATATAGCCCCAAGAGGGTTCAATTCAATTTTTTATACGAGGGTGATTTGCTGGAGTTTGGAAACTATTTGCTGGAAGTCATCCACACTCCTGGGCATACTCCAGGACATCTGTGCCTTTATGAACCAGAAAAGGGTATCCTATTCTCTGGTGATCACATCCTGTTCGACATTACACCAAATATTACGCACTGGGATACGCTTGAAGATGCTCTTGGAGATTATCTGAGAAGTCTTGACAAAGTCTATGGGCTCGAAGTCAACATGACTCTACCGGGGCACAGAAATTTCTATGGCGATCACAGAAAGAGAATTGATGAGCTTAAGGAACACCACAGAATAAGACTCAAAGAAGCTTTGAATGCTGTCAGAAATGGTTCAAGAACCGCATGGGAGGTAGCAAAACACATAACTTGGGATTTAAAATATGAAGACTGGAATGAGCTCCCTACGATGCAGAAATGGTTCGCAGTTGGCGAAACAATCGCTCATCTGAACTATCTTGAAAGAATTGGAAAGATACGGAAAGAGGTTTCAGATAAAATATACTATTCGGCCTAA
- a CDS encoding MaoC/PaaZ C-terminal domain-containing protein has protein sequence MRVETAGKTITEADIVNFAGVSGDWNRIHLDEEFAKKTIFGKRIAHGLLTLAITSGLITRLRLTEDSLIAFYGIDKLRFTKPVFIGDTIRAVVEVEGKEDKGDYGVVAFKISTLNQNEEVVMVATFKTAVKKKK, from the coding sequence ATGAGAGTAGAGACGGCAGGAAAAACAATAACTGAGGCAGACATAGTAAACTTCGCCGGAGTTAGTGGTGACTGGAACAGAATCCATCTTGACGAGGAATTTGCAAAAAAGACGATTTTTGGTAAAAGAATTGCACATGGCCTGTTGACTCTTGCCATCACGAGTGGGCTTATAACGAGGCTAAGACTAACAGAAGACAGCCTCATAGCGTTCTACGGCATAGATAAGCTTAGGTTCACAAAACCTGTTTTCATAGGAGATACCATAAGGGCGGTCGTGGAGGTTGAAGGGAAAGAGGACAAGGGGGACTACGGAGTTGTTGCCTTCAAGATTTCAACACTTAACCAGAACGAGGAAGTAGTGATGGTTGCAACTTTTAAAACGGCAGTTAAGAAAAAGAAATGA